CAGGATTTTAGAATAAGGGATTGGGCAAATAAAAGCCCGGGCCTCCAATGTGGAGTTCCCAGGCTCTTTTCGCGTTTTTTTGGTGTGATTTTTGCGCTTCAGAATTTTGAAGCGCGGACTTAATTAAATGATATAAGCTCCAGAAATTATTTGAATGGTGGGCGGTGGGGGATTTGAACCCCCGGCTTCCACCGTGTGAGGATGGCACTCTCCCGCTGAGTTAACCGCCCGGCGTGTTTTTCTGATATCGTCGAATCAGGATGGGGCTTACGATACAATAAAGACAGAGGTCTGTAAACAAAAAAATTAGGCCATTCCCACCAGTTTTTTTGTGGCCCTCACCTCCTCTGCGGTGAGGTGCCGATACTCGCCCATCTTCAGATCCCCTAACTGCAGACTTCCAAATGCCGTCCGCATGAGATGAATCACCCTGTACCCGGCCGCTTCGACCATCCGCCGCACCTGACGGGATCTCCCCCTGGAGATGGTCATCCGGAGGATGCTCCGGTGCTCATTGCGGAGGATCAGATGGGTCTTTGACGGCCCGCTGGGTCCATCCTCCAGCAAGACCCCCTTCCCCAGCTCGGCCAGGGCCGGATCGGTGATCCTTCCGGCCACGGTGATTTTATAGGTGCGGGGCACGTGGTACCGGGGATGGGTGAGCCGGTGGGCCCAGTCCCCGTCATTGGTGAGGAGGAGAAGCCCCAGGGTATCAAAATCGAGGCGGCCGACCGGGTAGACCCTCTGGGGGAGATCTTTCACCAGATCGGTGACCAGCGGCCTCCCTGCCGGATCTTTAAGGGCGCAGATATACCCGAAAGGCTTATTGAGGATCAGATACACCCTTGCAGACGGGGCCGGGATCTCCCGGCCGTCCACCCGGATGGTGTCCGTTCCCCATATTGCCTGGGTCCCCAGTGCCTTTACCTGCTCCCCGTTGACCGTGACCCTGCCGGAACTGATCAGTTCATCGGCCTTCCGCCGCGAGGCCATGCCGGCGGAGGAGAGTATCTGATTAAGCCGTTGGGTCTTCCCGCTCTCCCGGGAATAGGAGCCCCTGTTCGTCACGGGCCGGCGAGGTCCCGTTTTCTTCGGATGCGTCATCAACCTCTCCATCCTCCTTCGGCATGTGTACGGCCGTCTCGTCGCCGGATCCAAAATCCTTCAGTTCCTTCAATTTCGGAAGGGATTCCAGATCGTTCAGGTCGAATACCTCAAGGAATCGTTTGGTGGTTCCATAGATGAGCGGCCTGCCGGGAATCGTTTTCCGTCCCATGATCCGGATCAGGTTCTTTTCCAGGAGCGTTCTCAGTATCCCCCCCGCATCCACGCCCCTGAACTGTTCGATTTCCTGACGGATAATCGGTTGTTTGTATGCGACAATGGCCAGGGTCTCCAGCGCGGCCCGGGATAACCGGGCAGGGGAACTTTTCAGCATCCTGAGGACATATGGGGCGTATGCCGGCCGGGTCCGTATCTGATACCCGTCCGCCACCTCCTTCAGGCAGAAGCTCCTCGCCATGTCTTCATAGGCGGCCTGTAGACCTTTCAGGGCGGCCTTGATATCCGGGAGCGGGGCGTCCGGAAGACACCTGTGGATCTCCTGCATGCTCAAGGGTTTGCTTGATGCGAAGAGGAGGGCCTCAATAATCAGTTCAAGCGGGTTGTCCATATTTGAAACCGTTCACGGCTCAGAGGGTCAGATCCGCGCTGATATCCTCTGTTCCATTGACATCAAAATTTGCAGCGAGACGGATATCGCCGTTATTGTAAGACGTCTGAAATACCTTGACCAGACCGACGTGAACCAGCTCCAGTAGCGCCAGGAAGGTGACGATGAACTCCGAAACACTTCGGTCTCCACTGAAGATCTCCTCAAAGAGCATCTCCTGCTTCTGCTTCAATAACGATAAAATAAGCCGGGATTTTTCCTTTACAGACCATTTTTCGTGTCTGAACGTCATCTGCATAGGGCCGGACCGGCCCTTTTCCATGATTTGCCTGAAGGCGTCGATCAACTGAAACAGATTGATATCCAGCCGGGGCTCCTCAGCATTCGGATCCGCCTCCTCCCAGGAACCGTCTTTCCTGGAAAAGACATCTCTGCCCAGGATCTCCCGCTCTGAGAGTTCCTGTGCCACCTCCTTGAGCCGCATGTATTCCAGGAGCGGTCGTGCAATTTCATCCCGCGGATCCTCATCCTCCTCTTCGTCCGAGCCGGGCAGCAACATCCTGGATTTAATATGGATCAGGGTGGCGGCCATGACCAGAAAATCGCCGGCAACGCTCATGTTGAGGGCCTTCATCATATCCAGATAGGCCAGGTACTGGTCGGTGATGGTGGTGATGGGGATATCGAAGATATCCACCTCATTTTTATGAATCAGGTGAAGCAGCAGGTCCAACGGCCCTTCGAAGATTTCCAATTTGACTTCGTAGTCCATCTATTAGTGCCTAAAGCGGATAACCGCAACCAAAACGGCTGTGTGCTGTCCCGTCATTCCGGCATGCCCTTAGCCGGAATCCAGTCCGCCGGTTTTCTGGATTCCGGCTGGAATCGTGCCGGAATGACGAAAGGCTAAGCGTGCAGTAGAGGGATGGCCATATTTTCTTGT
This region of Deltaproteobacteria bacterium genomic DNA includes:
- a CDS encoding rRNA pseudouridine synthase, encoding MTHPKKTGPRRPVTNRGSYSRESGKTQRLNQILSSAGMASRRKADELISSGRVTVNGEQVKALGTQAIWGTDTIRVDGREIPAPSARVYLILNKPFGYICALKDPAGRPLVTDLVKDLPQRVYPVGRLDFDTLGLLLLTNDGDWAHRLTHPRYHVPRTYKITVAGRITDPALAELGKGVLLEDGPSGPSKTHLILRNEHRSILRMTISRGRSRQVRRMVEAAGYRVIHLMRTAFGSLQLGDLKMGEYRHLTAEEVRATKKLVGMA
- the scpB gene encoding SMC-Scp complex subunit ScpB, with the translated sequence MDNPLELIIEALLFASSKPLSMQEIHRCLPDAPLPDIKAALKGLQAAYEDMARSFCLKEVADGYQIRTRPAYAPYVLRMLKSSPARLSRAALETLAIVAYKQPIIRQEIEQFRGVDAGGILRTLLEKNLIRIMGRKTIPGRPLIYGTTKRFLEVFDLNDLESLPKLKELKDFGSGDETAVHMPKEDGEVDDASEENGTSPARDEQGLLFPGEREDPTA
- a CDS encoding segregation/condensation protein A, coding for MDYEVKLEIFEGPLDLLLHLIHKNEVDIFDIPITTITDQYLAYLDMMKALNMSVAGDFLVMAATLIHIKSRMLLPGSDEEEDEDPRDEIARPLLEYMRLKEVAQELSEREILGRDVFSRKDGSWEEADPNAEEPRLDINLFQLIDAFRQIMEKGRSGPMQMTFRHEKWSVKEKSRLILSLLKQKQEMLFEEIFSGDRSVSEFIVTFLALLELVHVGLVKVFQTSYNNGDIRLAANFDVNGTEDISADLTL